Proteins encoded together in one Impatiens glandulifera chromosome 1, dImpGla2.1, whole genome shotgun sequence window:
- the LOC124921564 gene encoding protein-ribulosamine 3-kinase, chloroplastic-like, producing the protein MAAQTLCFPVGIRLYVSTRSRRLTMNRSKIIAAAMSDDPIREWILSEGNATEIRSISSVGGGCINLANRYDTDSGSFFVKTNRSIGPSMFEGEALGLNQMYETKSIRVPKPFKIGPLPTGGSYIIMEFIEFGSSRGNQSILGRRLAEMHKAGKSRKGFGFDVNNTIGSTPQINTWMLDWVEFYGKQRLGYQLKLARDQYGDSVIYERGHRLIKKMGCLFENIMIEPCLLHGDLWSGNISSDKNGDPVILDPACYYGHNEAEFEMSWCAGFGGDFYSAYFEVMPKQPGFDQRMDLYMLYHYLNHYNLFGSGYRSSAMSIIQDYLGMLEA; encoded by the exons ATGGCTGCGCAGACGTTATGCTTTCCCGTCGGCATCCGTCTCTACGTTTCAACTCGTAGTCGGCGACTCACAATGAACAGATCCAAAATAATTGCCG CAGCAATGAGTGATGACCCAATTCGCGAATGGATTCTATCAGAAGGAAATGCAACAGAAATTAGAAGTATTAGCTCTGTAGGCGGTGGATGCATCAATCTTGCGAACCGCTACGATACAGATTCCGGTTCTTTCTTTGTTAAGACCAACAG GAGCATTGGTCCTTCTATGTTTGAAGGGGAAGCCTTAGGTCTGAATCAAATGTATGAGACCAAATCCATTAGAGTACCAAAGCCATTTAAG ATTGGACCGCTTCCAACTGGTGGATCATATATCATCATGGAATTCATTGAATTCGGTTCGTCTAGAGGCAATCAG TCCATTTTGGGGAGAAGACTGGCTGAAATGCACAAAGCTGGCAAATCTAGAAAAGGTTTTGGTTTTGATGTCAACAATACTATTGGCAG TACTCCACAGATAAATACATGGATGTTGGATTGGGTCGAGTTTTATGGAAAACAGAGATTGGGTTACCAATTGAAGTTAGCACGAGATCAATATGGCGATTCTGTTATTTACGAAAGAG GACACAGGTTGATAAAGAAGATGGGTTGTCTCTTTGAGAACATCATGATAGAACCATGCTTGTTACATGGAGACTTATGGAGTGGGAATATCAGCTCTGATAAAAATGGCGATCCGGTTATACTTGACCCGGCTTGTTATT ATGGTCACAATGAGGCTGAATTTGAGATGTCATGGTGTGCTGGATTTGGAGGAGATTTCTACAGTGCGTACTTTGAG GTGATGCCCAAACAACCAGGATTTGATCAAAGGATGGATCTGTACATGCTATATCATTATTTGAATCATTACAACTTGTTCGGGTCTGGTTACCGTTCATCGGCCATGTCCATAATCCAAGATTACTTGGGAATGCTGGAAGCTTAG